Proteins found in one Subtercola endophyticus genomic segment:
- a CDS encoding FAD-dependent oxidoreductase produces MNEPAAPKPAPRIAIVGAGPAGCYTAQFLRKRWSLADIVIYDRHDAPYGLIRYGVAPDHLGTKAIAKQFDRLFARDGVTFVGATDIGTDLTLDQLQADFDVVVLATGLWADRMIDTFHSAATTAVGAAPVAAAPLAGVYGAGRLTRLINGHPAESVQGLHIGRRTVIVGNGNVAVDLVRLMLTPAEVLVSHGVPNEVAAALTAGPLEHMDVVGRSPVYAAKFDLAMIRELGKLDDVRFTSDSPGDDVDENDETAAQAAGTDAPADGTAKADAIRELVEGSSPTATRTVAFHFGWTPDRVFASDAGEVGDAGEAGEARVSRVTFTATPGAGQRDATLELSTDSVCTAVGFTETEGALLRRDAIASPTADLERGLLADGLYCVGWFRRGPVGTIPANRADARTVADAIIHDVEAAAAVLEAAVTST; encoded by the coding sequence GTGAACGAGCCAGCAGCGCCGAAACCGGCCCCTCGAATCGCCATCGTGGGCGCCGGCCCTGCGGGGTGTTACACCGCGCAGTTCTTGCGCAAGCGGTGGTCGCTCGCCGACATCGTGATCTACGACCGACACGATGCGCCGTACGGCCTCATTCGCTACGGGGTGGCCCCCGACCATCTCGGCACCAAGGCCATCGCGAAGCAGTTCGATCGGCTGTTCGCCCGTGACGGGGTGACTTTCGTCGGCGCAACCGATATCGGCACCGACCTCACTCTCGACCAGTTGCAGGCCGACTTCGATGTCGTCGTGCTCGCCACCGGGCTCTGGGCCGACCGGATGATCGATACCTTTCACTCCGCGGCCACCACTGCCGTCGGCGCCGCGCCGGTCGCAGCCGCACCGCTCGCGGGAGTGTACGGCGCGGGCCGGTTGACTCGGCTGATCAACGGGCATCCGGCCGAGAGCGTGCAGGGGCTGCACATCGGCCGCAGAACGGTCATCGTCGGCAATGGCAATGTGGCTGTCGACCTGGTGCGGCTGATGCTGACACCCGCCGAGGTGCTCGTCTCGCACGGTGTGCCGAACGAAGTCGCCGCCGCACTGACGGCCGGCCCGCTCGAGCACATGGATGTGGTCGGCCGATCACCCGTGTACGCCGCGAAGTTCGACCTCGCGATGATCCGTGAGCTCGGCAAGCTCGACGACGTGCGGTTCACGAGCGATTCCCCCGGTGATGACGTCGACGAGAACGACGAGACCGCTGCTCAGGCCGCGGGTACGGATGCTCCGGCAGACGGCACCGCGAAGGCCGACGCGATTCGTGAACTCGTCGAAGGCTCGTCACCCACGGCAACCCGCACCGTCGCCTTTCACTTCGGGTGGACCCCCGACCGCGTCTTTGCCTCCGATGCGGGCGAGGTGGGCGACGCGGGCGAGGCGGGCGAGGCGCGCGTCTCACGCGTCACCTTCACGGCGACACCGGGAGCCGGCCAGCGCGACGCGACACTCGAGCTCAGCACAGACTCCGTCTGCACCGCCGTCGGCTTCACCGAAACCGAAGGCGCTTTGCTGCGCCGTGACGCCATCGCGTCGCCGACCGCCGACCTCGAGCGCGGTCTGCTCGCCGACGGTCTCTACTGCGTCGGCTGGTTCCGTCGCGGGCCGGTCGGAACCATTCCCGCTAACCGCGCCGACGCCCGCACGGTGGCCGACGCGATCATTCACGACGTCGAGGCAGCAGCGGCCGTACTCGAAGCGGCCGTCACGAGCACGTGA
- a CDS encoding GntR family transcriptional regulator — MTRFVVEPDSPLTAWGQVQRDLRRRVESREFAPGSRISSEAELVQYYGVSRMTVRRAIEALSAEGLLRSRRGSGTFVTEITDLLRCDVDLLRPWREQVLATGHTARSRLIETAEHVSIPEALRRDVEYDSPDDVRFGRHIQQVDEIAIGITDSWMPDLPSAVSTALSTALVGASSSVRISFATIEQAGWLGAYRDVPLLEVTTASRLRETGELVELSRTSWLASRVRFTYGRSLTLGNIDMAELTALGAQPVLGAQPVLGAQPVQGAQPVVTATTRAPVAESHRASR; from the coding sequence GTGACTCGCTTCGTCGTCGAACCCGACTCCCCCCTCACCGCCTGGGGTCAGGTACAGCGCGATCTTCGCCGCCGCGTCGAGTCGCGCGAATTCGCTCCCGGCTCGCGCATCTCGTCCGAGGCCGAACTCGTTCAGTATTACGGGGTCAGTCGCATGACCGTTCGCCGGGCCATCGAGGCCCTCTCCGCCGAGGGGCTTCTGCGTTCGCGTCGGGGTTCTGGCACCTTCGTCACCGAGATCACCGATCTGCTGCGCTGCGACGTCGATCTGCTGCGGCCGTGGCGCGAGCAGGTGCTCGCCACGGGGCACACCGCTCGTTCGCGGCTCATCGAAACCGCCGAGCACGTGAGCATTCCCGAGGCCCTTCGCCGCGACGTCGAATACGACTCACCCGACGACGTGCGTTTCGGGCGACACATTCAGCAGGTCGACGAGATCGCCATCGGCATCACCGATTCGTGGATGCCCGACCTGCCGTCTGCCGTCTCGACCGCGCTTTCGACGGCGCTGGTCGGCGCCAGCAGTTCGGTGCGCATTTCGTTCGCGACCATCGAGCAGGCCGGCTGGCTGGGCGCCTACCGAGACGTGCCGCTGCTCGAGGTGACAACCGCAAGTCGTCTGCGTGAGACCGGCGAGCTGGTGGAACTGTCGAGAACATCGTGGCTCGCCAGCCGCGTGCGCTTCACCTACGGTCGCTCGTTGACGCTCGGCAACATCGACATGGCAGAGCTGACCGCCCTCGGTGCACAACCGGTACTGGGTGCACAACCGGTACTGGGTGCACAACCGGTACAGGGTGCACAACCGGTTGTTACTGCCACGACGCGTGCGCCTGTCGCAGAATCGCATCGAGCGTCTCGATGA
- a CDS encoding zinc-binding dehydrogenase, whose product MQAVTIHTFGDAGGMAVVTLPEPSPGAGHLLIEVEAMGVGGVDAVIRRGTLGSGFSPGLVPGSEVAGRVIGVGEGVDPSWIGERVWAFTGVSGGYAERAVAALDDVTRLPAALSAIDAVTLGSAGPVAHFALAHAHFTPGETLLVRGASGSIGIMAVQIAAAQGARSIGVTTSSRDRGERLRMLGADRLLDRSGAELGEPATAESATQSTAQSAAPSPQYDVALQSPLYDVVLDVVAGAAMPAFFDALAPNGRLVSVGVVGGYPPADFGMALMRAFQRSLSFSTFSLNTVPISERNRIRAEQFDAAARGELRAVVHDVLPLHEASEAHRRMDAGEVFGRIVLTPED is encoded by the coding sequence ATGCAAGCAGTCACAATTCACACATTCGGCGATGCCGGCGGAATGGCAGTCGTCACTCTGCCCGAGCCCAGCCCCGGCGCGGGCCACCTTCTGATCGAGGTCGAAGCCATGGGCGTCGGCGGTGTCGACGCCGTCATTCGGCGCGGCACCCTCGGCAGCGGATTCAGCCCGGGGCTGGTGCCGGGCAGCGAAGTGGCCGGGCGGGTCATCGGTGTCGGCGAGGGCGTCGACCCGTCATGGATCGGCGAGCGAGTCTGGGCCTTCACGGGTGTCAGCGGCGGATATGCCGAACGCGCGGTAGCGGCCCTCGACGATGTCACGCGCCTTCCCGCCGCGCTGTCGGCGATCGATGCGGTGACCCTGGGCAGCGCCGGACCCGTCGCTCACTTCGCGCTCGCTCACGCGCACTTCACGCCGGGCGAAACGCTGCTCGTTCGCGGCGCCTCAGGCAGCATCGGCATCATGGCCGTGCAAATCGCCGCTGCGCAGGGTGCCCGCTCGATCGGCGTCACGACTTCGTCTCGTGATCGCGGCGAACGGCTGCGGATGCTCGGTGCCGATCGCCTGCTCGACCGCTCGGGTGCTGAGCTGGGCGAGCCGGCAACGGCAGAGTCGGCAACGCAGTCGACGGCGCAGTCAGCAGCGCCGTCACCGCAGTACGACGTCGCCCTGCAGTCACCGCTGTACGACGTCGTGCTCGACGTCGTGGCAGGCGCGGCAATGCCGGCATTCTTCGACGCTCTCGCCCCGAATGGTCGGCTGGTGTCGGTCGGGGTCGTCGGCGGGTATCCCCCGGCAGACTTCGGCATGGCGCTCATGCGCGCGTTTCAGCGATCCCTCTCGTTCAGCACCTTCAGCCTCAACACCGTGCCCATATCCGAGCGCAATCGCATACGTGCCGAGCAGTTCGACGCGGCCGCTCGTGGCGAGCTGCGCGCCGTCGTTCATGACGTGCTTCCCCTCCACGAGGCATCCGAAGCCCATCGCCGCATGGACGCAGGCGAGGTCTTCGGCCGAATCGTGCTGACTCCGGAAGACTGA
- a CDS encoding flavodoxin domain-containing protein gives MKFVILYGTESGNAETVADDLVDELSADNEVESIDMTDAELDTLTPDAFFLVVCSTHGDGGLPASAVPFAELLDAERPDLTGIRYAMFGLGDSSYETYSRGSERIDERLAALGAIRVGEYGRHDASDGSLPNDTALEWARDLVSTLDDVAAVA, from the coding sequence ATGAAATTCGTTATTCTGTACGGCACCGAATCGGGCAATGCCGAGACCGTCGCCGACGACCTGGTCGACGAGCTCTCGGCCGACAATGAGGTCGAGTCGATCGACATGACCGACGCCGAGCTCGATACACTCACGCCCGACGCGTTTTTTCTCGTCGTCTGCTCGACCCACGGCGACGGCGGCCTGCCGGCCAGTGCTGTACCTTTCGCCGAGTTGCTCGACGCCGAGCGACCCGATCTCACGGGCATCCGTTATGCGATGTTCGGCCTCGGTGACAGCTCGTACGAGACTTACAGCCGAGGCAGCGAGCGCATCGACGAGCGTCTTGCCGCGTTGGGGGCGATTCGCGTCGGCGAGTACGGGCGGCACGACGCGAGTGACGGATCGCTTCCGAACGATACCGCGCTGGAGTGGGCCCGAGACCTCGTGTCGACCCTCGACGATGTAGCGGCGGTGGCCTGA
- a CDS encoding Gfo/Idh/MocA family protein — protein MPESAARTLPLLEAADPMDAPALRWGIMGLGSISERFTTSLRTHTRQQLQAAGSRTLAKSTDFAARHRIARAHGSYEELVADPEVDIVYVGTPTSMHYDCAMLALEAGKHVLVEKSFAANVQQARAMVEASEARGLFIMEAMWPRFLPFMRIARAAVDSGLIGRPLTLTADLADYNEYDADNYMFSPELGGGVTLDRGIYLASLSSLLIGPTETVAVDGLQDPTGVDAHLNITLGNGQGAYSQLMASMYVNAPSNARLSGTQGSLSFEPPWFLSPRVTMLDSRGVVLDAVDSYLRRDVDAFCYEAAEAARVITAGGISSPLMPARESISIIETLDAILRQAHASWQ, from the coding sequence ATGCCCGAATCCGCAGCGCGCACTCTGCCGCTTCTCGAAGCTGCAGACCCGATGGATGCTCCGGCGCTGCGCTGGGGCATCATGGGCCTCGGCAGCATCTCTGAGCGCTTCACCACCTCGCTGCGCACGCACACGCGGCAGCAGCTCCAGGCGGCCGGATCGCGCACCCTCGCCAAGAGCACGGACTTCGCCGCGCGTCATCGCATCGCCCGGGCCCACGGTTCGTACGAGGAGCTGGTGGCCGACCCCGAGGTCGATATCGTCTATGTCGGCACTCCGACGAGCATGCACTACGACTGCGCGATGCTCGCGCTCGAGGCAGGCAAGCACGTGCTCGTCGAGAAGTCGTTCGCCGCGAACGTGCAGCAGGCCCGGGCGATGGTCGAGGCATCCGAGGCCCGTGGGCTGTTCATCATGGAGGCGATGTGGCCGCGATTCTTGCCGTTCATGCGCATCGCGCGTGCGGCGGTCGATTCGGGGCTGATCGGGCGGCCGCTCACCCTGACGGCCGATTTGGCCGACTACAACGAATACGATGCCGACAACTACATGTTCTCGCCAGAGTTGGGCGGCGGCGTGACGCTCGACCGCGGAATCTACCTCGCATCGCTGAGCTCGCTGCTCATCGGCCCGACAGAGACGGTCGCGGTCGACGGTCTGCAAGACCCGACGGGTGTGGATGCTCACCTCAACATCACGCTCGGCAATGGTCAGGGCGCTTACTCCCAGCTGATGGCCAGCATGTACGTCAACGCACCGTCGAACGCGCGCCTCTCGGGCACGCAGGGGAGTCTGTCGTTCGAGCCGCCGTGGTTTCTCTCGCCGCGCGTGACGATGCTCGATTCGCGGGGCGTGGTGCTCGACGCGGTGGACTCGTACCTGCGGCGAGACGTCGATGCCTTCTGTTACGAAGCGGCGGAGGCCGCGCGGGTGATCACCGCGGGAGGCATTTCGTCGCCGCTCATGCCGGCGCGGGAGTCGATTTCGATCATCGAGACGCTCGATGCGATTCTGCGACAGGCGCACGCGTCGTGGCAGTAA
- a CDS encoding TetR/AcrR family transcriptional regulator has protein sequence MTETLPHMLRSDAEENRQRVLEAARELFSERGLDVPMRMIARRAGVGPATLYRRFPTKQSLVDEAFTDELRSCQTIVAEACVDANPWRGFCSFLFRIGELNARNQGFTDAFMSTFRDSVDIAAHRQGILRSLAALCQRAQLAGSMRGDLVLDDVVLVLMAGRGISAPTLDARIAAARRFSALAIEAFRAPGPETGIQLPPPARVAAAML, from the coding sequence GTGACCGAAACTTTGCCTCACATGCTGCGCTCCGACGCCGAAGAAAACCGGCAGCGCGTGCTCGAGGCCGCTCGTGAGCTGTTCTCTGAGCGCGGCCTCGATGTGCCGATGCGGATGATCGCCCGCCGAGCCGGAGTCGGCCCCGCGACGCTGTACCGGCGATTCCCGACCAAGCAGTCTCTGGTCGATGAAGCGTTTACCGATGAACTCCGTTCCTGCCAGACGATCGTGGCGGAGGCATGCGTCGACGCAAATCCGTGGCGCGGGTTCTGTTCGTTCCTCTTTCGCATCGGCGAGCTGAACGCCCGCAATCAGGGCTTCACTGACGCGTTCATGTCGACGTTTCGGGATTCTGTCGACATCGCTGCCCATCGGCAGGGCATCTTGCGCTCACTTGCCGCCCTGTGTCAGCGCGCGCAGCTGGCCGGGTCGATGCGCGGCGATCTTGTTCTCGATGACGTCGTGCTCGTGCTGATGGCAGGCCGTGGCATCTCCGCACCGACGCTCGATGCGCGCATCGCGGCGGCCCGCCGCTTCTCGGCTCTGGCGATCGAGGCGTTTCGTGCGCCCGGCCCCGAAACGGGCATCCAGTTGCCGCCGCCGGCCCGCGTGGCGGCCGCGATGCTCTGA
- a CDS encoding LLM class flavin-dependent oxidoreductase, which produces MTMRFGYWSPLNGGWLRNIPDENTPATFEHIKAIALEAEASGFDVTLVPELNLNDQKGMPSPRLDAWTVAAGLAAVTQSIEIMAAVRPGFHLPAIAAKQAATIDEISGGRFSLNVVSAWWAEEARQYGGIFAEHDERYRRTEEFVAVLRGLWSETPFSFDGSFYQFDGTYAEPKPLHRPTIYAGGESEAGRDSISRFADAYVTHGGTVDEIREKIADLGRRRDLHGRPPLETVGMAAFAIVRDTEADARAELARITEVQPGPSFASFTEFVEKSELDLEITLKDYSVSNRGLRPGLVGTTEAVADTIVEFEKAGLGLLLLQFSPNLPELKRFAADVIPLVRQREEQLGL; this is translated from the coding sequence ATGACAATGAGATTCGGCTATTGGTCGCCGCTGAACGGCGGCTGGCTCCGCAACATTCCCGACGAGAATACGCCCGCCACCTTCGAGCACATCAAGGCGATCGCGCTCGAAGCAGAGGCCTCGGGCTTCGACGTGACGCTGGTGCCCGAGCTCAACCTCAACGACCAGAAGGGCATGCCCAGCCCCCGTCTCGACGCCTGGACCGTCGCCGCCGGCCTGGCCGCGGTCACACAATCGATCGAGATCATGGCGGCGGTCAGACCCGGTTTTCACCTCCCCGCTATTGCCGCCAAACAGGCTGCCACCATCGACGAGATCAGCGGCGGCCGCTTCTCGCTGAACGTCGTGTCGGCGTGGTGGGCCGAGGAGGCTCGGCAGTACGGCGGCATCTTCGCCGAGCACGACGAGCGTTACCGTCGCACCGAAGAGTTCGTGGCGGTGCTGCGCGGGCTGTGGAGCGAGACGCCCTTCTCGTTCGACGGCTCGTTCTACCAGTTCGACGGCACCTACGCCGAGCCCAAACCGCTGCACCGGCCGACCATCTACGCCGGCGGCGAGAGCGAGGCCGGCCGTGATTCCATCAGCCGGTTCGCCGACGCGTACGTGACGCACGGCGGAACGGTCGACGAGATTCGCGAGAAGATCGCCGACCTCGGCCGCCGCCGCGACCTGCACGGCAGGCCACCCCTCGAGACCGTCGGCATGGCCGCGTTCGCCATCGTGCGCGACACCGAAGCGGATGCCCGTGCCGAACTCGCGCGCATTACAGAAGTGCAGCCGGGGCCGAGTTTTGCCAGCTTCACCGAGTTCGTCGAAAAATCCGAACTCGACCTCGAGATCACGCTGAAGGACTATTCGGTCTCGAACCGGGGCCTGCGGCCGGGGCTCGTCGGCACGACCGAAGCGGTCGCCGACACGATCGTCGAGTTCGAGAAAGCCGGGCTCGGTCTGCTGCTTCTGCAGTTCTCGCCGAATCTGCCCGAACTCAAGAGGTTCGCCGCTGACGTGATCCCGCTCGTTCGGCAGCGGGAAGAGCAGCTCGGGCTGTGA
- a CDS encoding HNH endonuclease signature motif containing protein — protein sequence MSATPPPPTGSTADGPNDPEHVRVSLGVLLAEAVAACGECGVFRAAAPCGLADEELLAGLVAVERLGRLVDGLRTQVAGDIADRSRHELGEESLARKQGFANAVELIVASTSVARSTARSRIKLGVGVLPSVVVGMLVPSKFPEVEDALRSGLIGIDTAEAIVRPLSEAAPNCGTEEIRAVERQLVDWAVDGIGGVGFGADDIRGLAVRARESLDADGAEPRYKDLEAKRGLTFSNTRSGCVRVNGVLTPEQGGVWMAVDHAISSPRVAGHVSFDPGTPGAGDAAGAGILATATATDTATAIDDDAGAVVVDTRTLPQRRVDVFTEVIRVAAGLPGMPQINGARPVLNIHATLDDVVSGRGVGWIDGIDEPVPASVVAQTLCHADIVTTVFGAHGEVLHLGKTKRLFSAAQNRALAARDGGCVWKGCNRPPQFCESHHVVDWKDDTHLPGVTDVCNGALLCKFHHNHLHTADWRLVMVDGVPHLIPPKWVDHQQRPQRCRQTSDRLTKTGPPDAFNRRRRDNTPARPRFTDTE from the coding sequence ATGTCCGCAACACCTCCACCGCCCACCGGCAGTACTGCCGACGGCCCCAACGATCCCGAGCATGTTCGGGTGTCGTTGGGTGTGCTGTTAGCGGAGGCAGTTGCGGCGTGTGGTGAGTGTGGGGTGTTCCGGGCTGCCGCGCCCTGCGGGCTTGCCGACGAAGAATTATTGGCCGGTCTGGTAGCAGTGGAGCGGCTAGGCAGGCTGGTGGACGGGTTGCGTACGCAGGTGGCTGGGGATATCGCCGACCGGAGCAGACACGAGCTGGGGGAGGAGTCACTCGCACGCAAACAGGGGTTCGCGAACGCGGTCGAACTGATTGTTGCGTCGACGTCGGTAGCGAGGTCGACAGCGAGAAGCCGGATCAAGCTGGGGGTGGGCGTGTTGCCGTCGGTCGTGGTCGGGATGCTGGTCCCGTCGAAGTTCCCGGAGGTGGAAGACGCTTTACGGTCGGGTCTGATCGGTATTGATACTGCTGAAGCGATCGTGCGGCCGCTGTCGGAGGCGGCCCCGAACTGCGGCACGGAGGAGATCCGTGCGGTCGAACGGCAGCTCGTTGACTGGGCTGTCGACGGTATCGGCGGGGTGGGGTTCGGTGCGGATGACATTCGCGGCCTCGCTGTCCGGGCGAGAGAGTCGCTCGACGCGGACGGCGCCGAACCCCGGTACAAAGATTTGGAAGCGAAACGCGGGCTGACATTCTCGAACACCCGCTCAGGGTGTGTCCGGGTGAACGGGGTGCTGACGCCGGAGCAGGGTGGGGTGTGGATGGCGGTTGATCATGCGATCTCCAGCCCCAGAGTCGCCGGACACGTCTCCTTCGACCCCGGCACACCAGGCGCCGGCGACGCGGCTGGAGCCGGCATCCTCGCCACCGCCACCGCCACCGACACGGCCACCGCCATCGATGACGACGCTGGGGCGGTAGTGGTGGATACGCGTACTTTGCCGCAGCGTCGGGTGGATGTGTTCACGGAAGTCATCCGGGTCGCTGCGGGGTTGCCGGGGATGCCGCAGATCAACGGTGCCCGGCCGGTGCTGAACATCCACGCCACCCTCGACGATGTTGTCTCTGGGCGTGGGGTGGGGTGGATCGACGGCATCGACGAGCCCGTGCCGGCATCGGTGGTCGCGCAGACTCTCTGCCACGCCGACATCGTCACGACCGTGTTCGGTGCGCACGGGGAAGTGCTGCACCTCGGGAAAACGAAGCGCCTGTTCAGTGCGGCGCAGAACCGGGCTCTCGCCGCACGTGATGGCGGGTGTGTGTGGAAGGGCTGTAACCGGCCCCCACAGTTCTGCGAGAGCCACCATGTTGTGGACTGGAAAGACGACACCCACCTGCCTGGTGTGACGGATGTGTGTAATGGTGCGTTGTTGTGCAAGTTCCACCACAACCACTTACACACGGCCGACTGGCGGCTTGTCATGGTCGACGGGGTGCCGCATCTGATCCCACCGAAATGGGTCGACCATCAACAACGACCCCAACGGTGCCGACAAACCTCAGACCGACTCACGAAAACCGGGCCACCAGACGCGTTCAATCGACGAAGACGCGACAACACACCCGCACGCCCGAGATTCACCGACACCGAATAG
- a CDS encoding O-acetylhomoserine aminocarboxypropyltransferase/cysteine synthase family protein: protein MSDDRNDPEYDWDGYGFATRQVHAGEREDLTSGARVSPIAMTAGYRFDSFDDARSRFSGDADGLIYSRQRNPSGTVAERRIASLEGGTEAIVVSSGQAAITAALFALAQSGDRIVSTASIYSGTRILFGRSFRRMGIGVDYVWGDDSGGDSAGGSSGRSSGDDCEWERMIGPDTKAIFTETIPNPKNDIVDIARVARVAERHGLPLVVDNTIATPYLIRPFEHGAAIVVHSSTKFLSGHGAALSGTIVDGGRFDWAGAGRSYPLITEAPRAGVLSNLDRYGPTAYARAAREGVVNDIGPALSPFNAFLLHQGIETLTVRMKEHLANAAHVAEWLAGHPKVESVDYAGLPGNPRFELAQRLYGGRTGSVFAVTIAGGEAGARRFLNRLRVFSHMTNIGDVRSMALHPATTTHASFTPELRSRLGIAPGLVRLSVGVEDPGDLLADLDRALS from the coding sequence GTGAGCGACGACCGCAACGACCCCGAGTACGACTGGGACGGCTACGGCTTCGCCACCCGCCAGGTGCACGCGGGCGAACGCGAAGACCTCACCAGCGGCGCGCGCGTCTCGCCCATCGCCATGACGGCCGGGTACCGCTTCGATTCGTTCGACGACGCTCGAAGCCGGTTCTCCGGTGACGCCGACGGACTGATCTACTCCCGCCAGCGCAACCCGTCGGGCACGGTCGCCGAGCGGCGCATCGCCTCGCTCGAGGGCGGCACCGAGGCCATCGTCGTCTCGAGCGGCCAGGCGGCCATCACCGCGGCGCTCTTCGCGCTCGCCCAGTCGGGCGACCGCATCGTGTCGACGGCGAGCATCTACAGCGGAACCCGCATTCTGTTCGGGCGCAGCTTCAGGCGCATGGGAATCGGCGTCGACTACGTCTGGGGTGACGACTCGGGCGGTGACTCGGCAGGCGGCTCGAGCGGCAGGTCGTCCGGCGACGACTGCGAGTGGGAACGGATGATCGGCCCCGACACCAAGGCCATCTTCACCGAGACCATTCCGAACCCGAAGAACGACATCGTCGACATCGCCCGCGTTGCGCGCGTCGCCGAGCGGCACGGACTGCCTCTCGTGGTCGACAACACCATCGCGACGCCGTACCTGATCCGGCCGTTCGAGCACGGCGCCGCCATCGTGGTGCACTCGTCCACCAAGTTCTTGAGCGGTCACGGTGCGGCTCTGTCGGGCACGATCGTCGACGGCGGGCGCTTCGACTGGGCCGGGGCGGGCCGGTCGTACCCCCTCATCACCGAGGCGCCGCGCGCCGGGGTGCTGTCGAACCTCGACCGCTACGGCCCGACGGCCTATGCCCGGGCGGCACGAGAGGGTGTCGTGAACGACATCGGTCCGGCGCTGTCGCCGTTCAACGCGTTCTTACTGCACCAGGGCATCGAGACACTGACTGTTCGCATGAAAGAGCACCTCGCCAATGCGGCGCACGTCGCCGAGTGGCTCGCCGGGCATCCGAAGGTCGAAAGCGTCGACTACGCCGGACTGCCCGGCAACCCGCGGTTCGAGCTCGCCCAGCGGCTCTACGGCGGACGCACCGGATCGGTGTTCGCCGTGACCATTGCGGGCGGCGAGGCGGGAGCGCGGCGCTTTCTCAACCGGTTGCGGGTGTTCAGCCACATGACGAACATCGGCGACGTGCGGTCGATGGCGCTGCACCCGGCCACCACCACGCACGCCTCGTTCACGCCCGAGCTGCGTTCGCGGCTCGGCATCGCCCCCGGCCTTGTGCGTCTCTCCGTGGGCGTCGAAGACCCCGGCGATCTGCTCGCCGACCTCGACCGCGCCCTCTCCTGA
- a CDS encoding LLM class flavin-dependent oxidoreductase produces the protein MKFITIDLISASGALGEAPLRARERLHRVVDNAVFAESLGFDSVGIGEHHEQGFLATAPTVVLSVRRRDLPGREWGPLLERGDDHPVAARTAPYVEPQLELRTH, from the coding sequence ATGAAATTCATCACGATCGACTTGATCTCGGCATCCGGTGCCCTCGGCGAAGCGCCGCTGAGGGCTCGCGAACGACTGCACCGGGTCGTCGACAATGCGGTGTTCGCCGAGAGCCTCGGTTTCGACAGTGTGGGCATCGGCGAGCATCACGAGCAGGGCTTTCTTGCGACGGCCCCGACCGTGGTGCTGTCGGTGCGGCGCCGCGACCTGCCCGGCCGGGAGTGGGGGCCGCTGCTCGAACGAGGGGATGATCATCCGGTCGCCGCGCGAACTGCGCCCTACGTCGAGCCTCAGCTCGAGTTGCGGACGCACTAG